In one window of Streptomyces sp. FXJ1.172 DNA:
- a CDS encoding ABC transporter ATP-binding protein, with amino-acid sequence METTAWTQLHSVMNAQADRRPFARATLRRIAAFARPHRAGIVRFVLFGVVTALLAVATPVLAGRVVDAIVAGHDSGRVVRLSLLIALVALAEAGLGILGRRLSSTLGEGLILDLRTAVFDHVQRMPVAFFTRTRTGALVSRLNNDVIGAQRAFANTLSGVVSNLVTLVLTLAVMLTLSWQITLLALVLLPVFVLPARRMGSRMARMQREAAALNAAMGTRMTERFSAPGATLVKLFGRPEEESAEFAARAARVRDIGVRTATAQSVFITSLTLVSALALALVYGLGGWFALRGTLQAGAVVSLSLLLTRLYAPLTALAGARVEVMSALVSFERVFEVLDLEPLIEERPDAVEVPEGPVAVEFDDVRFAYPSADQVSLASLEEVAALDTRGGSEVLHGVSFRAEAGQTVALVGSSGAGKSTIAQLLPRLYDVDAGAVRIGGTDVRDLTAASLRATLGMVTQDGHLFHDTVRANLLLARPQATDEELWDALGRARLADVVRSLPDGLDTVVGERGYRLSGGERQRMTIARLLLARQRVVILDEATAHLDNTSEAAVQEALTEALEGRTAVVIAHRLSTVRAADQILVVESGRIVERGTHTSLLAAGGRYAELHRTQFAQRDDEVATA; translated from the coding sequence ATGGAGACCACCGCATGGACGCAGCTGCACAGCGTGATGAACGCGCAGGCCGACCGCCGTCCCTTCGCCCGCGCCACGCTGCGCCGTATCGCCGCCTTCGCCCGCCCGCACCGCGCGGGCATCGTCCGGTTCGTACTGTTCGGGGTGGTGACCGCCCTGCTCGCCGTCGCGACCCCCGTGCTCGCCGGCCGCGTCGTCGACGCGATCGTGGCGGGGCACGACTCCGGCAGGGTCGTCCGGCTCTCGCTGCTGATCGCGCTCGTCGCCCTCGCCGAGGCGGGGCTCGGCATCCTCGGGCGGCGGCTGTCGTCGACGCTCGGGGAGGGACTCATCCTCGACCTCAGAACGGCTGTGTTCGATCATGTGCAGCGCATGCCCGTCGCGTTCTTCACACGGACTCGTACGGGCGCGCTGGTCAGCCGTCTCAACAATGACGTCATCGGCGCCCAGCGCGCCTTCGCCAACACTCTCTCCGGTGTGGTGAGCAACCTGGTCACCCTGGTGCTCACGCTCGCGGTGATGCTGACCCTGTCCTGGCAGATCACCCTGCTCGCGCTGGTGCTGCTGCCGGTGTTCGTGCTGCCGGCCCGCCGCATGGGCAGCCGGATGGCCCGCATGCAGCGGGAGGCGGCGGCGCTGAACGCGGCCATGGGCACCCGGATGACCGAGCGGTTCTCCGCGCCCGGCGCCACCCTGGTCAAGCTGTTCGGCCGCCCCGAGGAGGAGTCGGCGGAGTTCGCGGCCCGCGCCGCCCGGGTGCGCGACATCGGGGTGCGCACGGCCACCGCGCAGTCGGTGTTCATCACCTCCCTCACCCTCGTCTCCGCGCTGGCGCTGGCCCTCGTCTACGGCCTCGGCGGCTGGTTCGCGCTGCGCGGCACCCTCCAGGCGGGCGCGGTCGTCTCCCTCTCGCTGCTGCTGACCCGGCTCTACGCCCCGCTCACCGCGCTCGCCGGCGCCCGGGTCGAGGTGATGAGCGCCCTCGTCAGCTTCGAGCGGGTCTTCGAGGTGCTGGACCTCGAGCCGCTCATCGAGGAGCGGCCGGACGCCGTCGAGGTCCCCGAGGGCCCCGTCGCCGTGGAGTTCGATGACGTCCGCTTCGCCTACCCGTCCGCCGACCAGGTCTCCCTCGCCTCCCTGGAGGAGGTCGCCGCCCTCGACACCCGCGGCGGCTCCGAGGTGCTGCACGGTGTCTCCTTCCGTGCCGAAGCCGGGCAGACGGTCGCCCTCGTCGGCTCCTCCGGCGCCGGAAAGTCCACCATCGCCCAGCTGCTGCCACGGCTGTACGACGTCGACGCGGGCGCCGTCCGCATCGGCGGCACCGACGTGCGCGACCTGACCGCCGCCTCCCTGCGGGCCACCCTCGGCATGGTCACCCAGGACGGCCACCTCTTCCACGACACCGTGCGCGCCAACCTGCTGCTGGCCCGCCCGCAGGCCACCGACGAGGAGCTGTGGGACGCCCTCGGCCGCGCCCGCCTGGCCGATGTCGTACGGTCCCTGCCGGACGGCCTGGACACGGTCGTCGGCGAGCGCGGCTACCGGCTCTCCGGCGGTGAGCGCCAGCGGATGACCATCGCCCGGCTGCTGCTGGCCCGCCAGCGCGTGGTGATCCTCGACGAGGCCACCGCCCACCTGGACAACACCTCCGAGGCCGCCGTGCAGGAGGCGCTCACCGAGGCCCTGGAGGGGCGCACCGCCGTGGTCATCGCCCACCGGCTGTCCACGGTCCGGGCCGCCGACCAGATCCTGGTCGTGGAGTCGGGCCGGATCGTGGAACGCGGCACGCACACCTCGCTGCTGGCGGCCGGCGGCAGGTACGCCGAGCTGCACCGGACGCAGTTCGCCCAGCGGGACGACGAGGTCGCGACGGCCTGA
- a CDS encoding lysylphosphatidylglycerol synthase transmembrane domain-containing protein produces the protein MTAALLPGPGHGRLRRLARRIPVRQLLCLLPLLLVAVVAVRDRSVLLEGFGRLRTASWPWLLAAAGATCLTWVAAAFTRQGAVIQPLPRWRLLATQFAAASANHLLPTGLGAGAVNLRFMTVCGVPLARSSAALALYLLAESVGRLSLLTALLLLFPDALRLGTLVPAGAAGPLPAIAGALLAVTVLALALVRRLRAPVLRFVRTALGEARSVHTRPARALALWGGSLAFPALQAAGLVAVGQALELPVPPAHMALAYLAATVAVALVPTPGGLGSVEAALIVALVAAGGPVAPATAVVLAYRIITVWVPLVPGALTLGALVRLKVI, from the coding sequence GTGACAGCAGCACTCCTGCCCGGCCCGGGCCATGGACGCCTTCGCCGGCTCGCCCGGCGCATCCCCGTGCGGCAGCTGCTGTGTCTGCTGCCGCTCCTGCTCGTCGCGGTCGTCGCGGTGCGCGACCGGTCCGTGCTCCTCGAGGGCTTCGGCCGGCTGCGGACCGCCTCCTGGCCCTGGCTGCTGGCGGCGGCCGGCGCCACCTGCCTGACCTGGGTGGCCGCGGCCTTCACCCGGCAGGGCGCCGTGATCCAGCCGCTGCCCCGGTGGCGGCTGCTGGCGACGCAGTTCGCGGCGGCCTCGGCGAACCACCTGCTGCCGACGGGGCTCGGCGCGGGCGCGGTCAATCTGCGGTTCATGACCGTGTGCGGGGTGCCGCTCGCCCGCTCCTCGGCCGCGCTCGCGCTGTATCTGCTCGCCGAGTCCGTCGGCCGGCTGAGCCTGCTGACCGCGCTGCTGCTGCTCTTCCCCGACGCGCTGCGGCTCGGCACGCTGGTCCCCGCCGGGGCCGCCGGCCCGCTGCCGGCGATCGCGGGCGCGCTGCTGGCGGTGACGGTTCTCGCGCTGGCCCTCGTACGACGCCTGCGCGCGCCCGTGCTCCGCTTCGTCCGCACCGCTCTGGGCGAGGCCCGCTCGGTGCACACGCGTCCGGCCCGGGCGCTCGCGCTGTGGGGCGGCTCGCTCGCCTTCCCGGCGCTGCAGGCCGCCGGCCTGGTGGCGGTGGGACAGGCGCTGGAACTGCCGGTGCCGCCCGCGCACATGGCGCTGGCGTACCTGGCCGCGACGGTGGCAGTGGCGCTGGTGCCCACCCCGGGCGGACTCGGCTCCGTCGAGGCGGCGCTGATCGTGGCGCTGGTGGCGGCGGGCGGCCCGGTGGCGCCCGCCACGGCGGTGGTGCTCGCCTACCGCATCATCACCGTGTGGGTGCCGCTGGTGCCGGGCGCGCTCACGCTGGGGGCGCTGGTGCGCCTCAAGGTCATCTGA
- a CDS encoding crotonase/enoyl-CoA hydratase family protein encodes MPVRVERKEYVTTVVLSRPGARNAVDGPTAVELARAFREFEADEGARVAVLWGEGGTFCAGADLKAIGTERGNRVAEDGDGPMGPTRMRLSKPVIAAVAGHAVAGGLELALWCDLRVAEEDAVFGVFCRRWGVPLIDGGTLRLPRLIGTSRAMDMILTGRPVPAREAYETGLANRLVPTGSARAEAEALAAGIARFPQACLRSDRASVLDQEGLDEEAALRTELRHGMGVLAQSTEGAARFASGAGRHGSFSEI; translated from the coding sequence GTGCCGGTCCGCGTGGAGCGCAAGGAGTACGTCACCACGGTCGTCCTGTCCCGGCCCGGGGCCCGCAACGCGGTCGACGGTCCCACGGCCGTGGAACTCGCCCGCGCCTTCAGGGAGTTCGAGGCCGACGAGGGTGCCCGGGTTGCGGTCCTGTGGGGCGAGGGCGGCACGTTCTGCGCGGGCGCGGACCTGAAGGCGATCGGTACCGAGCGGGGCAACCGCGTGGCCGAGGACGGTGACGGCCCGATGGGCCCGACCCGGATGCGGCTGTCGAAGCCGGTGATCGCGGCGGTGGCCGGGCACGCGGTCGCGGGCGGCCTCGAACTCGCCCTGTGGTGCGATCTGCGGGTCGCCGAGGAGGACGCCGTCTTCGGCGTGTTCTGCCGCCGCTGGGGCGTTCCCCTGATCGACGGCGGCACCCTGCGTCTGCCCCGGCTGATCGGCACCAGCCGGGCCATGGACATGATTCTGACCGGCCGCCCGGTCCCGGCCCGGGAGGCCTACGAGACCGGGCTCGCCAACCGCCTGGTGCCCACGGGGTCCGCCCGCGCCGAGGCCGAGGCGCTCGCGGCCGGCATCGCCCGCTTTCCCCAGGCCTGTCTGCGCAGCGACCGCGCGTCGGTCCTCGACCAGGAGGGACTGGACGAGGAGGCGGCACTGCGCACCGAACTCCGCCACGGGATGGGCGTGCTGGCGCAGAGCACCGAGGGCGCCGCCCGGTTCGCCTCGGGTGCCGGACGGCACGGCTCGTTCAGCGAGATCTGA